A DNA window from Theobroma cacao cultivar B97-61/B2 chromosome 5, Criollo_cocoa_genome_V2, whole genome shotgun sequence contains the following coding sequences:
- the LOC18600368 gene encoding probable linoleate 9S-lipoxygenase 5 — MILGDVLNELTGKKKSQTIKGTVVLMKKNVLDFNAVGSSAVDNVLELVGQQVTLQLVSAQNADPANENGGKLGKLAALESWNLTFTPPIAGETQFKVSFEWDEQFGAPGAIIIRNNHAAEFYLKTITLEDVPGQGRTHFVCNSWIYPDRQYKKPRVFFANKTYLPHETPAPLRKYREEELKVLRGDGKGQLKSGDRVYDYAVYNDLGNPDLSSKLVRPILGGSAEYPYPRRGRTGRPPSRSDPNTESRVYIPGLFSTYVPRDEQFGHLKLTDFIAYNLKALVTNVIPAFEAFVNFTPNEFDSFKEVDNLYFNGIQLPTEALNKLTSNIPLPMIKEMFRMDGQQLLKFPVPQSIEDRNKPTAWRTDEEFAREMLAGVNPLLIQLLKEFPPTSKLDPQLYGNQNSFITKKDIEYNLDGLSVEEALRSNKLFILDHHDTVIPYLRGINNTSAKTYASRTLLLLRGDNTLKPVAIELSLPHPTGDKFGVVSKVYTPVAHGVEGSIWQFAKAFVAINDCTHHQLISHWLNTHAVLEPFVIATNRQLSVVHPIYKLLHPHFRDTMTINALARELLVNAGGVIETTFCPGKYSMEMSSEIYKSWNFLEQALPNDLKKRGIAVDDANSLHGLRLLIEDYPYAVDGLKIWFAIEKWVRDYCSFYYKTDEMVQQDPEVQAWWKELREVGHGDKKDEPWWPKMQTREELIESCTIIIWIASALHAAVNFGQFAYAGYSPNRPTLSRRLMPEKGTPEYAELEKNPEKVFFRTITSQLQTFIGMSVVEVLSKHASDEVYLGQRASPNWTADAIPLAAFEAFHKRLAEIEEEIIRMNKDKKLKNRVGPVNVPYTLLYPTGEVGICGKGIPNSISI; from the exons ATGATTCTCGGAGACGTGCTCAATGAGCTTACTGGGAAGAAGAAATCCCAAACGATTAAAGGCACTGTTGttttaatgaagaaaaatgttttggacTTCAACGCCGTCGGTTCATCTGCAGTTGATAATGTTCTTGAGTTGGTAGGCCAACAGGTCACTCTGCAGCTCGTCAGTGCGCAGAATGCTGACCCTG CAAATGAAAATGGAGGAAAGCTTGGGAAGCTAGCAGCTTTGGAGAGCTGGAACCTTACATTTACTCCTCCAATAGCTGGTGAAACCCAATTTAAGGTTTCCTTTGAGTGGGATGAGCAGTTTGGAGCTCCTGGAGCTATCATCATACGAAATAATCATGCTGCTGAATTCTACCTAAAGACTATTACTCTTGAAGACGTTCCAGGCCAAGGTCGAACCCACTTTGTCTGTAACTCTTGGATTTACCCTGatagacaatataaaaaaccTAGAGTTTTCTTCGCGAACAAA aCATACCTTCCGCATGAAACGCCAGCACCGTTGCGTAAGTACAGAGAAGAAGAGCTAAAAGTCTTGAGAGGAGACGGGAAAGGACAACTGAAATCAGGGGATCGTGTATATGACTATGCTGTCTACAATGATTTGGGGAATCCTGATCTCAGCTCAAAACTCGTTCGCCCTATACTGGGAGGGTCTGCTGAGTATCCTTATCCTCGAAGAGGAAGAACAGGTCGACCACCATCAAGATCAG ATCCCAACACTGAGAGCAGGGTGTATATACCGGGTCTTTTTAGCACTTACGTCCCTAGAGATGAGCAATTTGGTCACCTGAAGTTGACAGACTTTATTGCTTATAATCTGAAAGCCCTGGTTACCAACGTCATCCCTGCATTTGAAGCGTTTGTTAACTTTACGCCAAATGAGTTCGACTCCTTTAAGGAAGTAGATAACCTCTACTTCAATGGAATTCAACTTCCTACTGAAGCTCTCAATAAACTTACAAGTAACATCCCCTTGCCAATGATCAAGGAAATGTTTCGGATGGATGGACAGCAACTTCTAAAATTTCCAGTGCCTCAATCGATTGAAG ATAGGAATAAGCCTACTGCATGGAGGACAGATGAAGAATTTGCTAGAGAAATGCTTGCTGGAGTGAACCCTCTTCTCATTCAACTTCTCAAA GAATTCCCTCCAACTAGCAAGCTAGATCCTCAACTGTATGGTAACCAAAACAGCTTTATAACCAAAAAAGACATAGAGTATAACTTAGACGGGCTCAGTGTAGAAGAG GCATTGAGGAGCAATAAGTTATTTATATTGGATCATCATGATACAGTGATACCCTACCTCAGGGGGATAAACAATACCTCAGCAAAGACTTATGCATCAAGGACACTACTACTCTTGAGAGGCGACAACACGTTAAAGCCAGTGGCAATTGAATTGAGCTTGCCGCATCCAACAGGGGATAAATTTGGTGTTGTTAGCAAGGTGTATACTCCTGTGGCACATGGTGTTGAGGGTTCTATTTGGCAATTTGCTAAAGCTTTTGTAGCTATCAACGATTGTACTCATCATCAGTTGATAAGCCATTG GTTGAACACTCATGCAGTTTTAGAGCCATTCGTGATTGCAACAAACAGGCAGCTGAGTGTGGTTCATCCAATTTATAAGCTTCTCCACCCTCACTTTCGTGACACCATGACTATTAATGCATTGGCCAGGGAACTTCTTGTGAATGCAGGTGGAGTAATAGAGACGACATTTTGCCCGGGAAAATATTCCATGGAGATGTCATCAGAAATATATAAGAGTTGGAATTTCTTGGAACAAGCACTCCCCAATGATCTCAAGAAAAG AGGAATTGCAGTTGATGATGCAAATTCCCTACATGGTCTTCGACTACTGATAGAAGACTATCCATATGCTGTTGATGGGTTGAAAATCTGGTTTGCCATTGAAAAATGGGTGAGAGACTATTGCTCCTTCTACTATAAGACGGATGAAATGGTTCAACAGGACCCTGAGGTTCAAGCCTGGTGGAAGGAACTCCGAGAGGTGGGTCATGGTGACAAGAAAGATGAGCCATGGTGGCCTAAAATGCAAACTCGTGAAGAGCTGATAGAATCTTGCACCATTATCATATGGATTGCTTCTGCTCTCCATGCAGCTGTCAACTTCGGACAATTCGCCTATGCAGGCTACTCCCCAAACCGTCCAACACTAAGCCGCAGGCTCATGCCTGAGAAAGGCACTCCTGAATATGCTGAACTTGAGAAAAACCCCGAGAAGGTTTTCTTCAGAACAATTACTTCGCAGCTACAAACCTTCATTGGCATGTCTGTGGTAGAAGTTCTGTCAAAGCACGCATCAGATGAGGTGTATCTTGGTCAACGAGCCTCCCCTAACTGGACGGCAGATGCAATACCATTGGCAGCTTTTGAGGCTTTCCATAAGAGACTTGCtgaaattgaagaagaaatcATAAGGATGAACAAGGACAAGAAATTGAAGAATCGTGTTGGTCCTGTCAATGTGCCATACACTTTGCTCTACCCAACTGGTGAAGTTGGAATCTGTGGCAAGGGAATTCCTAATAGCATCTCGATCTAA
- the LOC18600371 gene encoding probable linoleate 9S-lipoxygenase 5: protein MLSHLLNAVTGDDGSKEMESSSGKIKGTVVLMKKNVLDFNDFQASVLDGVHELLGKRVSLQLISAEKSDAANGLQGKLGKPAYLDNWTLTDASPVAGESKFSVNFDWDVEIGTPGGLLIKNNHHSEFYLKTVSLEHVPGHGPVHFVCNSWVYPGKKYEKDRIFFSNKTYLPHEMPEPLRKYREEELRALRGNGEGELQEWDRVYDYAYYNDLGNPDKGPEYARPVLGGSAQYPYPRRGRTGRPPAKTDPNTESRIPLLMSLNIYVPRDERFGHLKLSDFLAYALKSVVQFIVPELEDLTDRTRNEFDSFKDVDDLYYGGVKLPSGPLLDNIIKNIPLEMLKEIFRTDGEQLLKFPVPQVIQNSRTAWRTDEEFAREMLAGVDPVIIRLLEEFPPTSKLDPKVYGNQNSAITKEHIEHNLEGLTIEEALRTNRLFILDHHDTLMPYLRRVNSTTTKTYASRTVLLLRNDGTLKPLAIELSLPHPNGDPLGAVSKVYTPAEHGVEGSIWQLAKAYVAVNDSGVHQLISHWLNTHAVIEPFVIATNRQLSVVHPIYKLLQPHYRDTMNINAFARQILINGGGILELTVFPGKYAMEMSSVIYKNWNLLDQALPRDLKIRGVAVDDKNSPNGLRLLIKDYPYAVDGLEIWFAIEKWVRDYCSFYYKTDEMVQQDIELQAWWKELREEGHGNKKNEPWWPKMQTREELIDTCTIIIWVASALHAAVNFGQYPYAGYLPNRPTISRRFMPEKGTPEYAELESNPDKAYLKTITAQLQTLLGISLIEILSRHSSDEVYLGQRDTPEWTSDATPLAAFEEFGKRLSGIEERIVEMNKDEQLKNRVGPVNMPYTLLYPTSEGGLTGKGIPNSVSI from the exons ATGCTCAGTCATCTACTCAACGCTGTCACCGGCGACGATGGGAGCAAGGAGATGGAATCATCATCAGGGAAGATCAAGGGCACTGttgttttgatgaaaaagaacGTTTTGGACTTCAATGATTTCCAAGCATCTGTCCTTGATGGGGTTCATGAGTTGTTAGGCAAACGAGTCTCCTTGCAGCTTATCAGTGCTGAAAAGAGTGACGCTG CTAATGGGTTGCAAGGAAAGCTTGGAAAACCGGCATATTTGGACAACTGGACTTTAACAGATGCTTCCCCAGTCGCAGGGGAATCTAAATTCAGCGTTAACTTTGATTGGGATGTGGAAATTGGAACACCTGGAGGTTTACTGATTAAAAACAATCATCATAGTGAATTTTACCTCAAGACTGTCAGTCTTGAACATGTTCCGGGTCATGGTCCGGTTCACTTTGTTTGTAACTCTTGGGTTTATCCTGGCAAAAAGTACGAAAAAGATCGCATTTTCTTCAGTAACAAG ACATATCTTCCCCATGAGATGCCAGAGCCACTGCGTAAATACAGAGAAGAAGAGCTCAGGGCCTTAAGAGGAAATGGAGAAGGAGAGCTCCAAGAATGGGACCGTGTCTATGACTATGCTTACTACAATGATCTGGGGAATCCGGACAAGGGTCCCGAATATGCCCGCCCGGTTCTCGGAGGGTCTGCACAGTACCCTTATCCTCGTAGAGGAAGAACAGGCAGACCACCAGCGAAAACAG ATCCTAACACCGAGAGTAGGATACCACTTCTTATGAGCTTAAACATTTATGTTCCAAGAGATGAACGATTTGGGCACTTGAAGTTGTCGGATTTTCTTGCTTATGCACTGAAATCTGTTGTTCAATTCATTGTACCTGAGCTAGAAGATCTAACTGACCGTACTCGTAATGAATTCGACTCCTTTAAGGATGTAGATGATCTCTACTACGGAGGAGTTAAGCTTCCTTCCGGCCCTTTGCTTGATAATATCATCAAGAACATCCCCTTGGAGATGCTCAAAGAAATTTTCCGAACTGATGGGGAACAACTACTGAAATTCCCTGTGCCTCAAGTGATTCAAA ATAGTAGGACTGCATGGAGGACTGATGAAGAATTCGCCAGAGAAATGCTTGCTGGAGTAGACCCTGTTATTATTCGTCTTCTTGAA GAATTTCCTCCAACAAGCAAGCTAGATCCTAAGGTATATGGTAATCAAAATAGTGCTATAACAAAGGAACATATAGAGCATAACCTAGAGGGGCTCACCATAGAAGAG GCACTGAGGACCAACAGGTTATTCATATTGGATCATCATGACACCCTTATGCCATACCTGAGGAGGGTAAACTCTACTACAACAAAGACTTACGCGTCTAGGACCGTCTTGCTTTTGAGGAATGACGGGACTTTGAAACCATTGGCGATTGAATTGAGCTTGCCGCATCCAAATGGGGATCCACTTGGTGCTGTTAGCAAGGTTTACACACCAGCAGAACATGGAGTTGAAGGTTCCATATGGCAGCTGGCTAAAGCTTATGTGGCTGTAAATGACTCTGGTGTTCATCAGCTCATAAGCCATTG GTTGAATACTCATGCGGTGATTGAGCCATTTGTGATTGCGACAAACAGGCAACTAAGTGTGGTTCATCCAATTTATAAGCTTCTCCAACCTCACTACCGTGACACAATGAACATAAACGCATTTGCCAGGCAGATCCTGATTAATGGAGGTGGAATCTTAGAGTTAACAGTTTTCCCTGGAAAATATGCCATGGAAATGTCATCAGTAATATATAAGAATTGGAATTTGCTTGACCAGGCACTTCCCAGAGATCTCAAGATAAG AGGAGTTGCAGTTGATGATAAGAACTCACCAAATGGCCTTCGCCTACTGATAAAAGACTATCCATATGCTGTTGACGGATTGGAAATCTGGTTTGCAATTGAAAAATGGGTCAGAGACTATTGCTCCTTCTACTACAAGACGGATGAAATGGTTCAACAAGACATTGAGCTTCAAGCCTGGTGGAAGGAGCTCCGAGAGGAAGGTCATggtaacaagaaaaatgagCCATGGTGGCCTAAAATGCAGACCCGTGAAGAGTTGATAGATACGTGCACCATCATCATATGGGTCGCCTCTGCTCTCCATGCAGCGGTTAACTTTGGCCAATATCCTTATGCAGGCTACCTCCCCAACCGCCCAACTATAAGCCGCAGGTTCATGCCAGAGAAAGGCACCCCTGAATATGCTGAGCTCGAGTCGAACCCTGACAAGGCTTACTTGAAAACAATCACTGCTCAGCTGCAGACTCTCCTTGGAATTTCCTTGATAGAAATTCTGTCAAGGCACTCGTCGGATGAGGTTTATCTTGGGCAAAGAGACACTCCTGAATGGACATCAGATGCAACACCACTAGCAGCTTTTGAGGAATTCGGAAAGAGGCTTTCAGGAATTGAGGAAAGAATTGTAGAGATGAACAAGGACGAGCAATTGAAGAACCGTGTTGGTCCAGTCAATATGCCTTACACTTTGCTCTATCCTACTAGTGAAGGTGGACTCACTGGCAAGGGAATTCCAAACAGTGTCTCGATCTAA
- the LOC18600369 gene encoding linoleate 9S-lipoxygenase 6, translating into MILGSVLNAAGNAVKEITRKKKTIKGTVILMKNNAFGFNNLVSGTADRVLEIVGQKVTLQLVSAEHADPVNGNGGKLGKQAALENWNLKITSPMAGDSRYKVYFEWDEEFGTPGAIIVRNNHSAEFYLKTITLEDVPGKGRIHFLCNSWVYPDRQYKKPRVFFANKTYLPHETPAPLRKYREEELKVLRGDGKGERKKGDRVYDYAVYNDLGNPDSSSELARPVLGGSAEYPYPRRGRTGRPPSRSDAETESRVFIPGTFTTYVPRDEQYGHLKMSDFIAFNLKALVRNNIPAFEIKFFSNEFNSFKEVDNLYFNGIPLPTEALNKLTSNIPLPMIKEMFRTDGERLLKFPVPQVIKDRSRPTAWRTDEEFAREMLAGVNPLLICLLREFPPASKLDPEQYGNQNSSITKEHIEHNLDGLSVEEALRKNKLFILDHHDTVIPYLRKINTTSTKTHASRTLLFLRHDETLKPVAIELSLPNPAGDKYGIISKVYTPAEHGVEGSIWQFAKTFVAVNDCGHHQIVSHWLNTHAVLEPFIIATNRQLSVVHPIYKLLHPHFRDTMTINALAREILINAGGIIEETFYPVKYSMLMSSEIYKSWNFLEQALPNDLKKRGIAEDDANSLHGLRLLIEDYPYAVDGLKIWFAIEKWVRDYCSFYYKTDEMVQQDAEVQAWWKELREVGHGDKKDEPWWPKMQTLEELIESCTIIIWIASALHAAVNFGQYAYGGYSPNRPTLSRRFMPEKGTPEYAELEKNPEKAFFRTITSQLQTLSGMSVIEVLSKHPSDEVYLGNRTPEWTADVMPLAAFEDFHNRLVQIEEEMKNMNTDEKLKNRVGPVNVPYTLLYPNGEVGLSGKGIPNSISI; encoded by the exons ATGATTCTCGGAAGTGTGCTCAATGCTGCGGGTAATGCTGTCAAAGAGATTACCAGGAAGAAGAAAACCATTAAAGGCACAGTTATTTTAATGAAGAATAATGCTTTCGGATTCAACAACTTGGTTTCAGGTACAGCTGATAGAGTTCTTGAGATCGTAGGCCAAAAAGTCACTCTGCAGCTCGTCAGCGCAGAGCATGCTGACCCTG TAAATGGAAATGGAGGAAAGCTTGGGAAGCAAGCAGCTTTGGAGAACTGGAACCTTAAAATTACTTCTCCAATGGCAGGTGATTCCCGATACAAGGTTTACTTTGAGTGGGATGAGGAGTTTGGAACTCCTGGAGCTATCATAGTACGAAATAATCACTCTGCTGAATTTTACCTAAAAACTATTACTCTTGAAGATGTTCCTGGTAAAGGTAGAATTCACTTTCTTTGTAACTCTTGGGTTTATCCTGATAGACAATACAAAAAGCCAAGAGTCTTTTTCGCGAACAAG ACATATCTTCCACATGAAACGCCAGCACCGCTACGTAAGTACAGAGAAGAAGAGCTAAAGGTGTTGAGAGGAGATGGGAAAGGAGAGCGGAAAAAAGGGGATCGTGTATATGACTACGCTGTGTACAATGATTTGGGAAATCCTGATTCAAGTTCAGAACTCGCTCGCCCTGTTCTCGGAGGGTCCGCTGAGTATCCTTATCCTCGAAGAGGAAGAACAGGCCGACCACCATCAAGATCAG ATGCTGAGACTGAGAGCAGGGTGTTTATACCGGGTACTTTTACCACTTACGTCCCTAGAGATGAGCAATATGGTCACTTGAAGATGTCAGactttattgcttttaatcTGAAAGCCTTAGTTCGGAACAACATTCCtgcatttgaaattaaatttttttctaatgaGTTCAACTCCTTCAAGGAAGTAGACAACCTCTACTTCAATGGAATTCCACTTCCTACTGAAGCTCTCAATAAACTTACAAGTAACATCCCCTTACCAATGATCAAGGAAATGTTTCGGACAGATGGGGAGCGACTCTTAAAATTTCCAGTGCCTCAAGTGATCAAAG ATAGGAGTAGGCCTACAGCATGGAGGACAGATGAAGAATTTGCTAGAGAAATGCTTGCCGGAGTGAACCCTCTTCTCATTTGTCTTCTCAGA GAATTCCCTCCAGCTAGCAAGCTGGACCCTGAACAGTATGGTAATCAAAACAGCTCTATAACCAAAGAACACATAGAGCATAACTTAGACGGACTCAGTGTAGAGGag GCACTAAGGAAAAATAAGTTATTTATCTTGGATCATCATGATACAGTGATACCCTACCTCAGGAAGATAAACACTACCTCAACAAAGACTCATGCATCAAGGACACTTCTCTTTTTGAGACACGACGAGACATTGAAGCCTGTGGCAATTGAATTGAGCTTGCCAAATCCAGCAGGAGACAAATATGGTATTATTAGCAAGGTGTACACTCCAGCAGAACATGGCGTTGAGGGTTCCATTTGGCAATTTGCTAAAACTTTTGTAGCTGTGAATGATTGTGGTCATCATCAGATAGTAAGCCATTG GTTGAACACTCATGCAGTTTTAGAGCCATTCATTATTGCAACAAACAGGCAGCTGAGTGTGGTTCATCCAATTTATAAACTTCTCCACCCTCACTTTCGTGACACCATGACTATTAATGCATTGGCCAGAGAAATTCTTATAAATGCAGGTGGAATAATAGAGGAGACATTTTATCCGGTAAAATATTCTATGCTGATGTCATCAGAAATTTATAAGAGTTGGAATTTCTTGGAACAGGCACTCCCCAATGATCTCAAGAAAAG AGGAATTGCGGAGGATGATGCAAATTCCCTACATGGTCTTCGGCTACTGATTGAAGACTATCCATATGCTGTTGATGGGTTGAAAATCTGGTTTGCGATTGAAAAATGGGTGAGAGACTATTGCTCCTTCTACTACAAGACGGATGAAATGGTTCAACAGGACGCTGAAGTTCAAGCCTGGTGGAAGGAACTGCGAGAGGTGGGTCATGGTGACAAGAAAGATGAGCCATGGTGGCCTAAAATGCAAACTCTTGAAGAGCTGATAGAATCTTGCACCATTATTATTTGGATAGCTTCTGCTCTCCACGCAGCTGTGAACTTTGGACAGTACGCCTACGGAGGTTACTCCCCAAACCGTCCAACACTAAGCCGCAGGTTCATGCCTGAAAAAGGCACTCCTGAATATGCTGAGCTGGAGAAGAACCCTGAGAAGGCTTTCTTCAGAACAATTACTTCACAGCTACAAACCTTGAGCGGCATGTCCGTGATAGAAGTTCTGTCAAAGCACCCATCAGATGAGGTGTATCTTGGAAACCGAACACCGGAATGGACAGCGGATGTAATGCCACTGGCAGCTTTTGAGGATTTTCATAATAGACTTGTTCAAATTGAAGaagagatgaaaaatatgaacaCGGATGAGAAATTGAAGAATCGTGTTGGTCCGGTCAATGTGCCATACACTTTGCTCTATCCAAATGGTGAAGTTGGACTTTCTGGAAAGGGAATTCCTAATAGTATCTCGATCTAA